The following are encoded together in the Paraburkholderia sp. BL10I2N1 genome:
- a CDS encoding L,D-transpeptidase, translating to MNNNRRHDQAHRNREIPGSATSLGDVHLAVRRRLIHGALSVGLCALSCSTALGAGPVKTSDAATADVGSASTVVATPDATGVVDPRHALLLRDAFARQVTRRLKVPAAEQAAYGARLQTALTTKDLGGLSGEYVVLVDRNANVQALFIYFRAAPADRWQMIGASPVATGRPGEFDHFITPLGVFEHTPDNMDFRAEGTMNQNGIRGYGQHDMRIFDLGWAEGERGWGKGGFSQMRFQMHATDPDRLEPLLGIRHSKGCVRIPASLNVFLDHHGILDAEYEALVSSGDSLWVLHSDRQVTPWAGRYIVVVDSERKSRPAWSPAPGAKAHAKLPPGGDKAD from the coding sequence ATGAACAACAATAGGCGCCACGATCAGGCGCACAGAAACAGAGAGATTCCGGGATCTGCCACTTCACTGGGTGACGTCCACCTTGCCGTGCGGCGTAGATTGATTCATGGCGCGTTGAGCGTGGGCTTGTGCGCGCTCTCGTGTTCGACCGCGTTGGGTGCGGGCCCCGTAAAGACTTCGGATGCGGCAACCGCAGATGTCGGCTCCGCGTCGACGGTAGTTGCGACACCGGATGCCACGGGTGTCGTCGATCCGCGGCATGCGCTGTTGTTGCGCGATGCGTTCGCACGCCAGGTGACCCGCCGCCTGAAGGTGCCCGCAGCGGAGCAGGCCGCCTACGGCGCACGGCTGCAGACTGCGCTCACCACGAAGGATCTCGGCGGGCTGTCAGGCGAATATGTGGTGCTGGTCGACCGCAACGCCAACGTGCAGGCTCTTTTCATCTATTTCCGCGCGGCCCCGGCCGACAGGTGGCAGATGATTGGTGCGTCGCCGGTTGCGACCGGAAGACCGGGCGAGTTCGATCACTTCATCACGCCACTCGGCGTATTCGAACACACGCCGGACAACATGGATTTCCGCGCGGAAGGCACGATGAACCAGAACGGCATTCGCGGCTATGGCCAGCATGACATGCGCATTTTCGACCTGGGCTGGGCAGAAGGCGAGCGAGGGTGGGGCAAGGGCGGCTTCTCGCAGATGCGCTTCCAGATGCACGCGACCGATCCCGACCGGCTGGAACCGCTGCTTGGCATTCGCCACTCGAAGGGCTGTGTGCGGATTCCAGCGTCGCTCAACGTGTTTCTCGATCATCACGGCATTCTCGACGCCGAATACGAAGCGCTGGTGTCATCGGGCGATTCGCTATGGGTGCTGCATTCAGACCGTCAGGTCACCCCGTGGGCGGGACGCTACATCGTCGTAGTCGATTCGGAGCGTAAGTCGCGGCCCGCGTGGTCCCCCGCCCCGGGCGCGAAAGCTCATGCGAAGCTGCCTCCGGGCGGAGACAAGGCGGATTGA
- the nadE gene encoding ammonia-dependent NAD(+) synthetase translates to MIHQDPAARQRRIIEEMHVTQEFDAHREIDRRVTFLADYLRASSLKTYVLGISGGVDSATAGRLAQLTVERLRREGYACRFVAMRLPYGTQHDEADAQQSLAFIRADETLTVDIKPAADAMLAALNAAGTQFANHAQQDFVHGNVKARQRMIAQYAVASARSGVVIGTDHAAESVMGFFTKFGDGGADVLPLTGLNKRRVRALARALGASETMAEKIPTADLEMLRPQRPDEDAYGITYNHIDDFLEGKPVSKNVYEAVFRFYDATRHKRALPYTPFDWPVAD, encoded by the coding sequence ATGATCCACCAGGATCCGGCAGCACGGCAGCGGCGCATCATCGAAGAGATGCATGTGACGCAGGAGTTCGACGCACACCGGGAAATCGATCGCCGCGTCACGTTTCTCGCCGACTATCTGCGCGCCAGCAGCTTGAAGACTTACGTACTCGGCATCAGCGGCGGTGTCGATTCGGCCACTGCCGGGCGCCTGGCGCAGTTGACCGTCGAACGTCTGCGCAGGGAGGGCTACGCATGCCGGTTTGTAGCCATGCGCTTGCCCTACGGCACGCAGCACGACGAAGCGGACGCACAGCAATCGCTTGCTTTCATTCGCGCCGACGAAACGCTGACCGTCGACATCAAACCCGCCGCCGATGCGATGCTTGCCGCGCTGAATGCCGCCGGCACGCAGTTCGCAAACCATGCGCAACAGGACTTCGTCCACGGCAACGTCAAGGCCCGGCAGCGGATGATTGCTCAGTACGCGGTGGCGAGCGCACGCTCAGGCGTGGTGATCGGCACGGATCACGCGGCCGAGTCGGTGATGGGGTTCTTTACGAAGTTCGGAGACGGCGGCGCAGACGTATTGCCGTTGACCGGTCTCAACAAGCGCCGCGTGCGTGCGCTGGCACGTGCGCTTGGCGCATCGGAAACGATGGCGGAAAAGATTCCGACTGCCGACCTGGAGATGTTGCGTCCTCAAAGGCCCGACGAGGATGCGTACGGCATTACATATAACCACATCGACGATTTTCTCGAGGGGAAACCGGTCAGCAAGAACGTGTACGAGGCAGTGTTCCGCTTCTACGACGCAACGCGTCACAAGCGGGCGTTGCCCTACACGCCGTTTGACTGGCCGGTTGCCGACTAG
- a CDS encoding AarF/UbiB family protein, translated as MPPLFRRLLLLFHALRYGARLLWLAAPQHQRLHWIATLAIRVHESDGARASLHGVLPRLGPLASGFAEALAEHPELAAGTLHDAIDAIEHLEAPLPPQEVERSLSAAFGRPLSALFISIDLTPVRNGFAEQTHVARLAEPVDGHHNVTIKLLRAAAVQQIGDEAALLRWVARWLEKLSGTARRLNLRALAQSFTDDVMRRFDLRAEAANLSQTGHHFTGDARLVVPSVIWDLCTTTTLTMQRIDTLSCADIVGLHAHHIKLATLAAHIVEVVAQQAFEHGFFHAALDAERVRVSIEPDSLGRLVLEDFAIMSSLSSQEREFFVHGASALFERDYGRLAALHCNTGHVPPTTRTEMLEAELRTRAEAHFADEPEQRSAGALFHHLLHAVQPFDGAVSVRLSNAQRSFEQAEALARALHPGVDTWNIARTALADIARRDLGHRGWIRRISQELPHLAHIVPRVPQLAVRYLQHQHDQTAQHQHAQLAIDLERESRRTRRLLWACAGCGAVLGLGAALLLR; from the coding sequence ATGCCTCCCCTGTTTCGCCGACTACTGTTGCTGTTTCACGCGCTGCGCTACGGCGCACGCCTTCTCTGGCTCGCAGCGCCGCAGCACCAAAGGCTGCACTGGATTGCGACCCTCGCCATCCGCGTGCATGAATCCGACGGTGCGCGCGCCAGCCTGCACGGTGTGCTACCGCGCCTCGGACCGCTTGCGAGCGGGTTCGCCGAGGCGCTCGCCGAACACCCCGAACTCGCCGCGGGCACCCTGCACGACGCCATTGACGCCATCGAGCATCTCGAAGCGCCGTTGCCACCGCAGGAAGTCGAACGTTCCTTGAGCGCCGCTTTCGGGCGGCCACTCTCCGCCCTCTTCATCTCCATCGACCTCACGCCGGTGCGCAACGGCTTCGCCGAACAGACGCATGTCGCGCGTCTCGCCGAGCCGGTCGACGGCCATCACAACGTCACCATCAAGCTGCTGCGCGCCGCGGCCGTCCAGCAGATCGGCGACGAAGCGGCGCTGCTGCGCTGGGTTGCACGCTGGCTTGAAAAGCTGTCAGGGACGGCGCGACGTCTCAATCTGCGCGCGCTCGCGCAATCGTTCACCGACGACGTGATGCGCCGCTTCGACCTGCGCGCCGAAGCGGCCAACCTGAGCCAGACCGGCCACCACTTCACCGGTGACGCGCGGCTCGTCGTGCCCAGCGTGATCTGGGACCTGTGCACGACGACCACGTTGACCATGCAAAGAATCGACACGCTGTCGTGCGCTGACATCGTCGGGCTGCACGCGCATCACATCAAGCTTGCGACGCTTGCGGCGCACATCGTCGAGGTGGTGGCGCAGCAGGCTTTCGAGCACGGTTTCTTTCACGCGGCGCTCGATGCGGAGCGCGTGCGCGTGAGCATCGAGCCGGACTCGCTGGGTCGCCTCGTGCTGGAGGACTTCGCGATCATGTCCAGCCTGTCGTCGCAGGAACGCGAGTTCTTCGTGCACGGCGCGAGCGCATTGTTCGAGCGGGACTATGGACGCCTCGCCGCACTCCATTGCAATACCGGCCACGTGCCGCCCACGACGCGCACCGAGATGCTCGAAGCCGAACTGCGCACCCGCGCCGAGGCCCACTTCGCGGACGAGCCTGAGCAACGCTCAGCCGGCGCGCTTTTTCATCATCTGTTGCACGCGGTCCAGCCGTTCGACGGCGCGGTATCGGTGCGTCTTTCGAACGCGCAACGTTCGTTCGAACAGGCTGAAGCGCTCGCACGCGCACTGCATCCGGGCGTCGATACGTGGAATATCGCGCGGACCGCACTGGCCGATATCGCACGACGCGATCTTGGCCACCGGGGCTGGATCCGGCGCATTTCGCAGGAGTTACCCCATCTCGCGCACATCGTGCCGCGCGTGCCGCAACTGGCGGTGCGCTACCTGCAGCACCAGCACGATCAGACTGCCCAGCATCAGCACGCCCAGCTCGCGATCGATCTCGAACGCGAATCGCGCCGTACGCGCAGGCTGCTATGGGCATGCGCGGGGTGTGGTGCCGTGCTTGGGCTTGGCGCCGCCTTGCTGCTCCGATAG
- a CDS encoding DMT family transporter, whose translation MLATFNAAVFVVLWSTGFVVARAITPFADPNLFLLARFSGTALLFAIAALVARTAWPTGQDFGKHLFAGALLQGVYLGAGYWAVAQGQSAGVMALLGALQPLLTAAVAAPLFGERLSRRGWAGMALGLVGVALVLEPKLTAAAMPTAHGNVPSWLVAVISVLAVVAITAGTLFQKTSLAKADIRSASAVQNSGAAIVAAILALALGEHRWIPSPQLWASLAWGIVMLSGVSVTLLVWMVRRGDASRATALLFLAPPLAALEGYFGFGERLLPVQVAGFVAALAGVWLARSGRR comes from the coding sequence ATGCTTGCCACTTTCAACGCTGCTGTCTTTGTCGTGCTGTGGTCGACGGGGTTTGTCGTCGCCCGGGCGATCACTCCGTTCGCCGATCCCAATCTCTTCCTGCTGGCGCGCTTCAGCGGAACGGCGCTGCTGTTCGCCATCGCCGCCCTTGTCGCGCGAACCGCGTGGCCGACTGGCCAAGATTTCGGCAAACACCTCTTTGCGGGCGCGCTGCTGCAGGGCGTTTATCTGGGCGCAGGCTACTGGGCCGTCGCCCAGGGACAAAGCGCCGGTGTCATGGCGCTGCTCGGCGCGCTGCAGCCGCTCCTGACCGCCGCCGTCGCGGCGCCGCTCTTCGGCGAGCGGCTGTCGCGACGGGGCTGGGCCGGAATGGCGCTCGGCCTGGTCGGGGTCGCGCTCGTCCTCGAGCCGAAGCTCACTGCTGCTGCCATGCCGACAGCGCACGGCAACGTGCCGTCCTGGCTCGTGGCTGTCATTTCGGTTCTCGCGGTGGTCGCGATAACGGCAGGCACATTGTTCCAGAAGACCTCGCTCGCGAAAGCCGACATTCGCAGCGCCAGCGCCGTCCAGAATTCCGGCGCAGCCATCGTCGCCGCGATCCTCGCGTTGGCTCTCGGCGAGCATCGCTGGATTCCGTCGCCGCAATTGTGGGCATCGCTCGCGTGGGGGATCGTGATGCTGTCGGGTGTCAGCGTGACACTGCTCGTGTGGATGGTCCGGCGCGGCGACGCGTCCCGTGCAACGGCGCTGCTCTTTCTCGCGCCGCCGCTCGCCGCGCTCGAAGGCTATTTCGGTTTCGGCGAAAGACTGCTGCCGGTTCAGGTCGCCGGCTTCGTCGCTGCGCTCGCGGGCGTCTGGCTTGCCCGCTCGGGACGCCGGTAG
- a CDS encoding RNA-binding protein — translation MNLTVRNIPASCTEQEVREFLRKELGHYAVGVAVYEAGTPNAYAVVELDADEPYVGEVIARHMQGLHLKGASLDASSPLFGDEPPARH, via the coding sequence GTGAACCTGACCGTCCGGAACATCCCCGCGTCGTGCACCGAGCAGGAAGTGCGCGAATTTCTGCGCAAGGAACTCGGACACTACGCTGTTGGCGTGGCGGTGTACGAGGCGGGGACGCCGAATGCATACGCGGTCGTCGAACTGGATGCGGACGAGCCTTACGTCGGCGAGGTGATTGCCCGTCACATGCAGGGGCTTCACCTGAAAGGCGCGTCGCTCGACGCGAGTTCGCCGCTTTTCGGCGACGAGCCGCCAGCGCGGCACTAG